The Desulfovibrio sp. genome segment CTTTGTGCTCACCAGCCTTTCCGGGGCCTTTGTCTTTGGCTGGGCCAAGCCCGTGCCAGTCAACCCCCGCTACTTCCGCAATCCCGCAAAAGAGATGATGCTGGTGGCACTTGCCGGACCACTCACAAACTTTTTGCTGGCAACACTTTTTGGTCTTTTGCTGTGGGCGGTGATTCACATTTTCCCACCACAGCAATGGCTTCACAGCAGCAGCTACGTTTTTGCCCTCAAGACCATACAGACCGGCGTTATCATTAATTTTGGTCTGGGCTGGCTGAATCTGATTCCCATTCCTCCACTGGACGGCAGCAAGGTCGTGGCCTATTTTTTGCCCCCAAACGCCTCATATCGTTACCTGAGCATTGAGCGTTACGGCTTTGTCATTCTTTTGTTGTTGCTGTTTACCGGTGCGCTTGGTCTGGTGCTGGGGCCGCTGGTCAGTGGAAGCGCCGTAGGTCTGCTCTCGCTTTTGGGCATAATCTAGGCCACCACTCCATGAACGGTACTGACGTGCACTTTTTCCAGCAACACGCGCAATTGCGCGCATAAGAGGCCTGCAGTGAAATTCGTTGGCGTAGACTACGGCCTGGCCCGCACCGGGCTTGCCGTATCCGACCCGGAAGGACGGCTGGCCTTTCCCCTGATGACCTTGCGGCTCGAGGATTTTTCTGACCGCAAAGCCTTTCTGGCAGCTCTGGCCGAGCGCATTGTCGAAGCCGGAGCCGAGGCTGTTGTGGTGGGCCTGCCCCTTACCCTTGATGGCGAGGAAAGCCTCACCACCCGCCAGATCCGCAATGTTACCGAGCGCCTAAAGCGCCGGGTATCTCTGCCTTTTTTCTTTATGATGGAAGCGCTGAGCTCTCAGGAGGCGTGGTCAGACCTGCGTGATGCCGGTCTGAAAGTGCGCAAACGCAAGGCCGTGCTTGACCAGCAGGCCGCCGTGCGCATTCTTTCCTCCTTTCTTTCGCTTGCGCCGCAAGACCGGAGACCCGCATGAAAATACTGATGCGCACGCTTGGGCTGCTCTTTGTGCTGGCCCTGGCAGGTGGGGGCTGGGTGGCCTATGAGGCCCACACCTTCCTCAACACCGCGCCCGAAACCCCTGGCCGCGACGTTTTTTATGATGTTCCCGCCGGGGCACGACTGGCGCAGGTGAGTGCCGGGCTCGCCAAGCTGGGTGTGGTAACCGATGCCCGCAAACTTGACCTGCTGGCCCGCTATAAAAAGTGGGAGAACCGCCTTCAGGCTGGCCGTTTTGCGCTCAATACCGGCTGGCTGCCCGAAAAAGTGCTGGACGAGCTGGTCAACGGGCACCCGGTGCTTTACCGCGTTACCGTGCCAGAGGGTCTGTCCTGGTGGCAGACAGGCAAGGTGCTTGAAGAAGCCGGACTTGTCGTTTTTGAAGATTTCCGCAAGGTTGTGACCGACCCGGACTTTTTGCGCCATTACGGCATACCCTTTGCCACGGCTGAGGGTTTTTTGATGCCCGACACGTATCTGCTCAAAAAAAATGAAGTTATCGACATGGCTCAGGCCAGGGCCGTGGCCGGACGCATGGTGGACAACTTCTGGCGCAAGACGGCGGCCGTATGGCCCGATGGCAAAAAACCGGGGCCGGGACAGGCAGACCAGCTCAAAACGTGGATGATTCTTGCTTCCATAGTCGAAAAGGAAACCGGCATTGATGCCGAGCGCGCCCGCGTGGCGGGCGTGTACCAGAACCGCATCAACAAGGGCATGCTGCTTCAGGCCGACCCCACGGTGGTCTACGGGCTTGGCCCGGCATTTGACGGCAACTTGCGCCGCCGCGATCTGGACGACGCCAACAACCTGTACAATACCTATCAGCGCCCCGGCCTGCCGCCGGGGCCCATCTGCTCGTTCGGAGCGGCCGCGCTGGCGGCAGCCGTGCGCCCCGAGGCGCACAACTATCTGTATTTTGTGGCTAAATTTGATGGTGGCGAGCACGTATTTTCCACCAACCTCACCGACCACAACAAGGCTGTGCGGCAGTACCTGCAAAACCGCCGTAGCGCCAAGCCCGCCGCGCCCGACGCGCGCTGAGGAGGCTCCTGTGAAGTACCTCATCGTTGAAGATTTTTCCGGTCAGGAAGTCCCCTTTATCTTTCCCCGCCGTGTAGACCACAGCGACATGCGCGAACAGCTGCCCTACAGCCGCGTGGTCTCCGCCGGTTTTGTGGAGCTGGGTCCCTCCGGCTTTGCCTGCACGGGTGGCAACCCCGAGTTGCAACTCAAGGCCAGACCGCAAGAGGACGCGGCCATCATAGCCGAGGCCCTGCGACAACGCTGACCAGCTGACCGCCCGGTCATCTGACAGCAAGCACCATTGGCCGAACCTGCACGGAGAGCACCATGCCCAAGCCGCAGCCGAGCATGCCCGGCCTTGTCATAGGCGGCACGGGCAGCAATTCCGGCAAAACCACACTTACCCTGGCCCTGCTCTGCGCCCTGCATGAGCGGGGTCTTGTGGCGCGGGCTGCCAAAACAGGGCCAGACTACATTGACGCGGCTTTTCACGCCAACCTCACCGGCCAGCCCGCCGCCAACCTCGACACGTGGATGTGCCGCGAATCAGCGCCCTCACCCGCAGAGAGGCCTCTGGGTGGTGGTCGTAGTTCATCAACCGGGCTGCCTGCCGGTTTGAAGCGCATTTTTGCGCGCATGGCAACGCCAATCCAACCGCAGACAGTCCCCTTTGCTCTGGGCACGCCCGATGTTCTCGTTGTTGAAGGGGCCATGGGTCTGTTTGACGGCGGACACAAGGGCGTGGGCAGCACGGCCCATCTGGCTGCCCTGCTGGGCCTGCCCATACTGCTGGTACTCAATGCCGGAGGTATGGGGCAATCTGTTGCCGCGCTGGCCGAGGGCTTTCTGCACCACCGCCCCGCCTGGGCGAGAGTACGCCCCATGCGCTTTCTTGGCATGGTCTGCACCCATGTGGGCAGCACTCGCCACGCCGAACTGTTGCGGCAGTCACTGGCCCCACTAAACAAAAGCAGCGGGGTTCCTCTGCTGGGGCTTATGCCACGGCAGGGCGCACCCACCCTGCCCGCCCGCCATCTTGGACTGGTTGAAGCCCGCGAGGTATTGCCCGGCGTAGACAGAAAAGCCCTGGCCCAATGGGCGGAAGACAACTGTGATATCGACCTGTTGCTGCGCAGGGCTGGCGCAGCTGCGCTGCGACGGATTCCGCCCGTAAAGGTCGTCACACCTGTTTCCCTGCCCCAAAAACAGCCTGAAATGCCGCCAGCCAACAGCCCCGCGGCCCGGTTCTTTCCCGCCAGCACTGGCACAAGGCGCGGCAAGCGCTGCCTGCGCATCGGTATGGCCTGGGACGAAGCCTTCAGCTTCTGCTATGCCGACCTGCCCGCCGTGCTGGGCGAGCTCAAGGCCGAAGTGGTTCCCTTTTCTCCCTTGCGGGATACCAGCCCCCCAGCCGGTTGCGCGGGTCTATACTTTCCCGGCGGCTACCCCGAGCTGCACGCGGACCGCATTGCGGACAATGCTGCAATGCGCGCGACCCTGCACAGCCTTGCCGCCCAGAGCATGCCCATTTATGGCGAATGCGGGGGCTACATGTACCTTATGCGCTCGCTGCTGCTGAACGGGCAGCAATACGCCATGAGCGGCCTGCTTCCCCGTAGCTGCATTCTGGGGCAAACCAAGGCCGCGCTGGGCTACCGGGCCGCGCTGGCACTGGCCGACTGGCCTACGGCCAGCAACCGCACTTCCAGCCCCCCTGAAAACAGCGCACCAGCCCGCCCCCTGTGGGTGCGCGGTCACGAATTTCATTATGCGCAGGAACAACCAGACCCCCTGCCAGCCCAGTGCAGCCTCCTGTGGCAGCTGCACGACAGCCAAGGCCGCCTGTTGCGAGCCGACGGCTGCCGCACGGGCTCTGTGGCGGGCTCGTGGCTGCACTGCTACCCCGAAGGCTCACGCCGCTTCTGGCGGGCATGGTTGGGCCTTTGCTCGGCTTACCTTTCAGCCCAAGGCACGTAAGGACATCATGACGCACACCACCACTTGTGCTCCCTCTGTGGAGCTCGACCCGGCATGCACCCCGGCCCATATCGAAAATCGTTCGTTTGAAATCATTGATGCCGAAATTCCTGAACCACGCCCCTTTGAAGGCGCTCTGTGGAGCGTGGCCCGGCGCTGCATCCACACGCTCGGCGACACAGACATCCTGCGCGACCTGCGCCTGAGCAGTCAGGGTCTTGAGGCTGGCGTGGCAGCCCTGCTGGCGGGCTGCACGGTATACACCGACACGCGCATGGCTGCCGCCGGGCTACCCATGCGCCGCCTTGAACCGTTGGGCGTTACCGTTACGCCGCTCATGGCCCTGCCCGGTCTGGCAGAGCTTGCCGCAAGCCGCGGCACCACGCGCTCACGCGCGGGGCTTGAAAGCATTGCCCAGAACATGGGGGGCAATATTGTGGTGATCGGCAACGCACCCACTGCCCTGCTGGGACTGCTGGACGAGCTGGCCCAAGGGGCGCAACCGCCGGCCCTCATTGTGGG includes the following:
- the ruvX gene encoding Holliday junction resolvase RuvX, with product MKFVGVDYGLARTGLAVSDPEGRLAFPLMTLRLEDFSDRKAFLAALAERIVEAGAEAVVVGLPLTLDGEESLTTRQIRNVTERLKRRVSLPFFFMMEALSSQEAWSDLRDAGLKVRKRKAVLDQQAAVRILSSFLSLAPQDRRPA
- a CDS encoding site-2 protease family protein → MLNLDISQVLSTLAVAAVPALLGIILHEVAHGWVAYRCGDPTAKFMGRLTLNPLPHIDPMGLLAFVLTSLSGAFVFGWAKPVPVNPRYFRNPAKEMMLVALAGPLTNFLLATLFGLLLWAVIHIFPPQQWLHSSSYVFALKTIQTGVIINFGLGWLNLIPIPPLDGSKVVAYFLPPNASYRYLSIERYGFVILLLLLFTGALGLVLGPLVSGSAVGLLSLLGII
- the mltG gene encoding endolytic transglycosylase MltG translates to MKILMRTLGLLFVLALAGGGWVAYEAHTFLNTAPETPGRDVFYDVPAGARLAQVSAGLAKLGVVTDARKLDLLARYKKWENRLQAGRFALNTGWLPEKVLDELVNGHPVLYRVTVPEGLSWWQTGKVLEEAGLVVFEDFRKVVTDPDFLRHYGIPFATAEGFLMPDTYLLKKNEVIDMAQARAVAGRMVDNFWRKTAAVWPDGKKPGPGQADQLKTWMILASIVEKETGIDAERARVAGVYQNRINKGMLLQADPTVVYGLGPAFDGNLRRRDLDDANNLYNTYQRPGLPPGPICSFGAAALAAAVRPEAHNYLYFVAKFDGGEHVFSTNLTDHNKAVRQYLQNRRSAKPAAPDAR
- a CDS encoding cobyrinate a,c-diamide synthase, whose protein sequence is MPKPQPSMPGLVIGGTGSNSGKTTLTLALLCALHERGLVARAAKTGPDYIDAAFHANLTGQPAANLDTWMCRESAPSPAERPLGGGRSSSTGLPAGLKRIFARMATPIQPQTVPFALGTPDVLVVEGAMGLFDGGHKGVGSTAHLAALLGLPILLVLNAGGMGQSVAALAEGFLHHRPAWARVRPMRFLGMVCTHVGSTRHAELLRQSLAPLNKSSGVPLLGLMPRQGAPTLPARHLGLVEAREVLPGVDRKALAQWAEDNCDIDLLLRRAGAAALRRIPPVKVVTPVSLPQKQPEMPPANSPAARFFPASTGTRRGKRCLRIGMAWDEAFSFCYADLPAVLGELKAEVVPFSPLRDTSPPAGCAGLYFPGGYPELHADRIADNAAMRATLHSLAAQSMPIYGECGGYMYLMRSLLLNGQQYAMSGLLPRSCILGQTKAALGYRAALALADWPTASNRTSSPPENSAPARPLWVRGHEFHYAQEQPDPLPAQCSLLWQLHDSQGRLLRADGCRTGSVAGSWLHCYPEGSRRFWRAWLGLCSAYLSAQGT
- a CDS encoding precorrin-8X methylmutase, giving the protein MTHTTTCAPSVELDPACTPAHIENRSFEIIDAEIPEPRPFEGALWSVARRCIHTLGDTDILRDLRLSSQGLEAGVAALLAGCTVYTDTRMAAAGLPMRRLEPLGVTVTPLMALPGLAELAASRGTTRSRAGLESIAQNMGGNIVVIGNAPTALLGLLDELAQGAQPPALIVGMPVGFVNAAQSKELLRQSPWAHFTLLGRKGGSAVAAACINALADIALEKRGLRDVAAL